Part of the Nocardia farcinica genome, CCGTTCGGGATCGATCTCCCCCGCGGCCACCCGTCGGGCGATTTCCCGTGCCGCGTCGGCGATCTCGGCGCGACCGCCGTAGTTGACGCACATGGTCAGCGTCAGCACGGTGTTGTCCTTGGTGAGTTCCTCGGCCACCTCGAGTTCCTTGATCACGCTGCGCCACAACCGCGGACGCCTGCCCGCCCAGCGCACCCGCACGCCCATCTCGTGCATCTCGTCGCGACGGCGGCGGATCACGTCGCGGTTGAAGCCCATGAGGAAGCGCACCTCCTCGGGGCTGCGCCGCCAGTTCTCGGTGGAGAACGCGTACGCCGAGAGCCACTTCACGCCGATCTCGATGCACCCCTCGACGGTGTCCATCAGCACCGCCTCGCCGCGCTCGTGCCCGGCGGTGCGGGGCAGGCCGCGCTCCTGGGCCCAGCGTCCGTTGCCGTCCATCACCAGGGCCACGTGATTGGGCACCAGCTCCGGCGGCAGCTGCGGCGGACGCGCGCCGGACGGATGCGGGGCGGGCGGGCGCACGGTGCGGGTCGCGGAGGCGGGGTCACGACGGAGGATCACGGGCTCCATCCTGCCCGATGGCGGCACGCCGCTCGGCGGGTGGGGCGCGGGCTCAGCCCGCGTGCCCGGCGGTCGCCGCGTCGCGGGCCGGGCCGGAGCGTTCGATCAGCGGCAGGGTGCGCAACTGCCGCTCGAGATGCCATTGCAGGTGCGCGGCGACCAGGCCGCTGGCCTGCTTGCGGGTCGACTCGGGCACGGCCTCGATACCGTCCCACTCCCCCCGCGCCAGCGCGACGAGATGGTCGAGCACGCCCGGCGCCGGGGTGGCCGCGCCGGGCGGGCGGCAGTGCACGCAGACCGCGCCGCCCGCGGCCACGTGGAAGGCGCGGTGCGGACCCGGGGTGGCGCATTTGGCGCATTCGTCGAGCGCGGGCGCCCAGCCGGCGAAGCGCATGGCGCGCAGCAGATAGGCGTCCAGCACGAGTTCGTGCGGGCGCTGTTTGGCGGCGATGGCACGCAGGGCGCTCGCGGTGAGCGCGTGCAGCTTCGGCGCGGGGGCGCGCTCCTCGCCCGCGAGGCGTTCGGCGGTCTCCAGGATCGCGCAGGCGGTGGTGTAGCGGCCGTAGTCGTCGATGATGTCGGCGGCGAAGGACTCCACCGTGTGCACCTGGGTGACGGTGTCCAGATTGCGTCCGGGGTGCAGCTGCACGTCGATGTAGGAGAACGGTTCGAGCCGGGCGCCGAACCGCGACCTGGTGCGCCGCACACCCTTGGCCACCGCGCGCACCAGCCCGTGCTGCCGGGTCAGCAGCGTGACGATGCGGTCCGCCTCGCCCAGCTTGTGCTGGCGCACCACCACCGCTTCGTCCCGATACAACCGCACGCCCCCATCCTCGCACGCGGGCGCGACAACCACGCTGCGGACATGAGGGCGGCGGCCGGACTCAGGAACGCAGCAACCCGCCGATCAGCAACACCAGGGCATCCAGGGCCTGCGCGTGGGCGGTGGCCTGGTCCTCGGAGTGCGCGACGATCATGCCCGCCTCGGTGACGGCACTGAGCACCACCTGGGCGAGCATGCGCACCGGCGCGTCGGCGAGCAGGCCGAGGCTGCGCGCGGCCTCGAACTGCTCGATGAGCAACCCGAGACCGTAGCGCACCTCGAAGTCGCGCCAGGCATGCCAGCCGAGCACGGCGGGCGCGTCCGACAGCGCGATCTGCACCATCTCCGGCCTGCGGCAGATCCGCAGGAAGGTGTCGAGTCCCTCGCGCAGGCCCGCCATCGGATCGTTCGAGGGCGGCACCGCGGCCATCGCGGCGGCGAGTTCGGCGCTGTTCTCCCGTTCGAGCTGTTCGAGCACCGCGACGAACAGCCCGCGCTTGTCGCCGTAGTGGTATTGCAGCGCACCGCGCGTCACCCCGGCGGCGGCCACGATCTCCTCGGCCGAGACGGCCGTGAAGCCGCGCTCGGCGAACAGTTCGCGAGCCGCCTGTTCCAGTTGCCCACGGGTGCTGCGGGTGCGGTCGAGCTGGCTACGTCGCTGCATGCTGGCGGGTGAAGTCCAGGATCAGCTCGGTCAGCGCGGCGGGCTGGTCTTCCGGGATCGCGGTGTAGGAGTCGTCGACGAACCGCAGCGTGGCGTTCGGCAGGTCCGCGGCCAAGCGCTCGGCCAACCGCACCGGGAACAGCTTGTCCTCGCGCGCCCACACCAGCAGCACCGGCAGGTCGATCTCGCCGAAGTGGCGCGCGGCTTCCAGCGTGTAGCTGTTGCGCGCGCCCGCCAGGAAACGGCGCAGGTCGTGCCGGATGGCGCCGGAGCGGCGGCTGGGCAGCAGGTAGGTGTCCACGACCTCCGGGGGCACCGGACGTTTGACCACCCAGCCCAGCGCGATCGGCAGCGGATGCAGGGCGCGGATGCGCAGCAGTTCGGTGGCCGGGCGCAGCGAGCCGGGAATCCGAGCCAGCGGGGTGAGGAGCTTGAACGGCGGCGGCAGGAACCGCTCGTAGCAGTCCACCGAGGCCAGCACCACGCGCGCGATCCTGGCCCGCTGACGGGCGAGCAGCACCTGGGTGATGGCACCGCCGGTGTCGTTGGCCACCAGGGTGACGTCGGTGAGGTCGAGCCGGTCCAGGAAGGCCGCGATGAGATCGGCGAGCCCGGCGGGCGACAGGTCGGCCTCCGGCACCGGGATCGAATGCGCCCCCAGCGGCCAGTCCGGCGCGAGGCACCGATACCCGGCGGCGGCGATGTCGGGGACGACCTTGCGCCACAGGTTGGCGTTGACGAGCAAGCCGTGCACGAACACGACCGGGGAACCGCTTCCGGTCTCGTAGTACCTGATCCGCCCGCCGGGCAGGTCGATCTCCCGCTGCCGGCCGAGCGCACTGCTGTGTGTCATGACCCCATCCCCTCTGCGAATCCCGTTGTGCGAGAACACGTCGAACATTACATACATTCCGTATGTATGTCCAGGGTCATCGTCCCGCCCGGCGCCCGAATCGTCGCATCAACGGCTCGTCGACCAGGTGGAAGATCAGCGCCGCCGCCAGCACCGAGAGCAGCAGGCACAGCACCGCCCAGCCCAGCCAGCCGAGGAAGCCGAATTGCCCGCCACCGATGAAGAGGCGGGTGACGAGCACCATCACCGGGAACTGGATCAGGTAGAAGGCGTAGGAGATCTTGCCCAGCCACACCATCGGCGGCGCGGCGTTGAGGCCACGGACGCCGGCCAGATCGCGCGCGGCCAGGGTGGCCACCACGGCGGTCATCGGAGCCACCAGCAGCACCGACATCTTGTAGTTCACCGGCACCACGAAGGTCGCGAAGTACGCGACGACGAGGGCGGCCGACGGAACCAGCATGCCGGTGGTGCGCCAGCGGCCCTCCAGCACCAGCCGGGCGGCCAGCACGCCGAGGAAGAACTCCGGCAGCCGGGAGGCCGGGAAGTTGTAGCTGAGCCAGTACGACGGCGAGACCGGGATGTCGGGTTGGGCGAACCAGGCCGGGGAGGCGTGCAGTTCGTGATGCGGTGATACCTCACCCGGCACGAGGCGGGGTGCGAACGCGTTGGCGATCCCCTTCGGGCCGTCCACCCAGAGGTAGAAGCCGGTGTGCAGCAGGGCGATCGCGAGGAACAACACCGCCAGCGCGAGCCACAGCCGATGCGTGGGTATCCGTCGCACCAGTGGAAGAAGCAGCGGAAAGCTCAGGTAGAACAGGATTTCCGCGCACAACGACCACGACGGCACGTTGAGACCGCCGACCGTGGTCCATTTCGGCACCCAGGTGTGCACCAGCGCGAGGTTGGGCAACCACACCACCAGCCGGTGCAACGGCACGCTCGCCACCACGACGAACGCGGCCGCCGCCACCAGGTGCGTGGGATAGATCTTGAGCACCCGGCGCCAGTAGAAGCCGCTTACCGAACTGCCCGGACGGAACGACCAGTAGATGATGAAGCCGGAGAGCACGAAGAAGAACGTCACGCCCGCCGCGCCGAGCTGCATCGGCAGCACCTGGTGGATCTGCCGGAACAACTCCGATTTCTGGAACGGGTAGACCGGCAGGAACACCAGCGCGTGCAGCACGAACACCGCGAACGCCGCCCACCACCGCGCCCCGGTGAGCGCGGGCAGGGCGGGCCTGCGCTCGGGCGCGGGCGCCGCGGCCCGGGCCGAGACAGCCGCGGCGGGACCGGCCGGCACGGGCGCGATCGGAGACGGTGCGGTGGTGGCGGGGGGAACGATCGCGGCCGTGCCCGCCCGCTCCCCCGTGTCGGCGGGGTGCACGATCAGCTCGGGATCAGCTCGCGCAGCCCGGCCGCCACGGCCGCGTCACCGCGGGCCGAGGGATGCAGCGGGGTGCCCATGAGTTCGCTGCGCGGGTCGAGGATGCCGGCCAGCCACGGCTCCGGCGAGCACAGGCCGTGTCCCGCGGTGACGGCCCTGGCGTCGAAGAACTCCACGCCCAACAGAGCCGCCGCCTCGCGCTGGGCGGCGTCCATCCGGTCCCACAGGGCGATCGCCGCGCCCGCGCGCTGCTGCACGATGGAACCGAGACCGAGCACGTCCACGCACCAGTGCTGTTGGCCGGGCGCGTTCATCTCCGGGTAGCCGACCAGGACGATGCGCGCGTTCGGCGCGTAGTAGCGCACGTATTGCACGACAGGCCGGATCTTGTCGGCGAAGAGCGCGCCGTTCACCCCGCGGAAGTCGGTGGCCCGGCCCTGCTCGGCGGCTTCCGGCCCGCACCCGCGCACCAGGTCGAGCACGCAGTTCAGCAGGGTCTGCCGCAGTTTCACGGTGTTCTCGCCCCAGGCGTCGTTGAGCCCGGACTGGATGAACACCGCCCGGGTACGCGGGCCGAAGGCGCCCTGGGCATCGGCGTTGCGGGCCTGGTGCACCAGGGTCAGGCCCGGCCCGCTCACCAGGGACGCCCCGCGGCAGGACAGATCCGCGAAATCGGCCGTGCCCCACACCCCCGTGGCCTGGGCCAGCTGGGTGGGCCAGGAGGTCGGGCTGTGCGAGCAATCGGATTTCGCGCCGGGCGCGGCGTTCTCCAGGGCGGCGGCGATGTCGCCGTTGGCGGTGAACGAATCGCCGAGCACCACCAGCGATTTGCCCTCGGCGGCGGGTGCCGCCTGGGCCGGGGTGACGGCGGCGAGGACGAGTGCGGCCGCCCAGCCGAGCGCGGCGGCGGTCAGGCGGACACGGGAAGGGAGCGTCATGGCATTCCTCGTCGGACGTGGCGGGAATCGGTCAGTAGCCGGGGCGCGGTTCGAAACCGGGGTCGGGCAGCGTGGGCGGTTCCGGCTGCGGCGCGGGGGCCTGCTGCTGGGTGGGCGCCTGCTGCGGCGCCGGTTGCGGTGCGGGGGCCTGCTGGGGCGCCGGCGCCTGCTGGGGGCCGGGCCTGCTGGGGGCCGGGCGGGCGCGGCGGGCTCGGGCGCCGGGGCGGGCGGCTCGACCGTCGTGGTGGGCGGGGTGATGCTCGTGGTGGCGGACGCGGGTGCCGTGGTGGTGGGCCGCGTCGTGGTCGACCGGGTGGTGGTGGACTGCTCGGTGGACGCGTCGTCGTCACCGCAGCCCGCGGCGGCCAGGGCGAGGCCGGTGAGCATCGCGGCGACGGCGAACCTGCGGACGGTGCGGCGGGCGGTGTGCTGCATGGTGTTCCCTCTCCAGAGACGGATCAGCCGACGAGTTCGTCGAGGGTGGGCATGGTGGACGCGATCGGGCTACCGGTGAAGTCCCCGATCCAGCCGTCCTCGCGTTCGAAGAAGCGGATGGCGCAGAAGTGCGGCTGCGCGCCCATGTCGAACCAGTGCGTGGTGCCCGCGGGCACCGAGACCAGATCCCCCGCCTCGCAGACCAGTGCGTAGACCTTGTCGCCGAGATGCAGGTAGAAGCAGCCGCGACCCTCGACGAAGAAGCGGACCTCGTGCTCGGTGTGGCGATGCTCGTCGAGGAAACGGCCGCGGGCGGCGGCGGCCCGGGCGGGCCACTCGGGGTCTTCGGGGGCGGGCACCAGCCGCACGACGTCGACGAACCGGTACCCGCCCGCGCGGCAGACCTCGTCCACCTCCGCGCGGTAGGCGGCGAGCACCGCGTCCTGGCCCGCGTCGGCGGGC contains:
- a CDS encoding acyltransferase family protein encodes the protein MPAGPAAAVSARAAAPAPERRPALPALTGARWWAAFAVFVLHALVFLPVYPFQKSELFRQIHQVLPMQLGAAGVTFFFVLSGFIIYWSFRPGSSVSGFYWRRVLKIYPTHLVAAAAFVVVASVPLHRLVVWLPNLALVHTWVPKWTTVGGLNVPSWSLCAEILFYLSFPLLLPLVRRIPTHRLWLALAVLFLAIALLHTGFYLWVDGPKGIANAFAPRLVPGEVSPHHELHASPAWFAQPDIPVSPSYWLSYNFPASRLPEFFLGVLAARLVLEGRWRTTGMLVPSAALVVAYFATFVVPVNYKMSVLLVAPMTAVVATLAARDLAGVRGLNAAPPMVWLGKISYAFYLIQFPVMVLVTRLFIGGGQFGFLGWLGWAVLCLLLSVLAAALIFHLVDEPLMRRFGRRAGR
- a CDS encoding alpha/beta fold hydrolase; amino-acid sequence: MTHSSALGRQREIDLPGGRIRYYETGSGSPVVFVHGLLVNANLWRKVVPDIAAAGYRCLAPDWPLGAHSIPVPEADLSPAGLADLIAAFLDRLDLTDVTLVANDTGGAITQVLLARQRARIARVVLASVDCYERFLPPPFKLLTPLARIPGSLRPATELLRIRALHPLPIALGWVVKRPVPPEVVDTYLLPSRRSGAIRHDLRRFLAGARNSYTLEAARHFGEIDLPVLLVWAREDKLFPVRLAERLAADLPNATLRFVDDSYTAIPEDQPAALTELILDFTRQHAAT
- a CDS encoding isoprenyl transferase gives rise to the protein MEPVILRRDPASATRTVRPPAPHPSGARPPQLPPELVPNHVALVMDGNGRWAQERGLPRTAGHERGEAVLMDTVEGCIEIGVKWLSAYAFSTENWRRSPEEVRFLMGFNRDVIRRRRDEMHEMGVRVRWAGRRPRLWRSVIKELEVAEELTKDNTVLTLTMCVNYGGRAEIADAAREIARRVAAGEIDPERVDERTVARFLDEPDMPDVDLFLRPSGEFRTSNFLLWQSAYAEYVFQETLFPDFDRRNLWEACLQYASRDRRFGGTK
- a CDS encoding 1,2-dihydroxy-3-keto-5-methylthiopentene dioxygenase, whose amino-acid sequence is MTLVQVMAQDDRDQVVLRTADRTEIADTLRPFGIQLDRWPLRELPADAGQDAVLAAYRAEVDEVCRAGGYRFVDVVRLVPAPEDPEWPARAAAARGRFLDEHRHTEHEVRFFVEGRGCFYLHLGDKVYALVCEAGDLVSVPAGTTHWFDMGAQPHFCAIRFFEREDGWIGDFTGSPIASTMPTLDELVG
- a CDS encoding TetR/AcrR family transcriptional regulator, encoding MQRRSQLDRTRSTRGQLEQAARELFAERGFTAVSAEEIVAAAGVTRGALQYHYGDKRGLFVAVLEQLERENSAELAAAMAAVPPSNDPMAGLREGLDTFLRICRRPEMVQIALSDAPAVLGWHAWRDFEVRYGLGLLIEQFEAARSLGLLADAPVRMLAQVVLSAVTEAGMIVAHSEDQATAHAQALDALVLLIGGLLRS
- the recO gene encoding DNA repair protein RecO, whose translation is MRLYRDEAVVVRQHKLGEADRIVTLLTRQHGLVRAVAKGVRRTRSRFGARLEPFSYIDVQLHPGRNLDTVTQVHTVESFAADIIDDYGRYTTACAILETAERLAGEERAPAPKLHALTASALRAIAAKQRPHELVLDAYLLRAMRFAGWAPALDECAKCATPGPHRAFHVAAGGAVCVHCRPPGAATPAPGVLDHLVALARGEWDGIEAVPESTRKQASGLVAAHLQWHLERQLRTLPLIERSGPARDAATAGHAG
- a CDS encoding SGNH/GDSL hydrolase family protein; the protein is MQHTARRTVRRFAVAAMLTGLALAAAGCGDDDASTEQSTTTRSTTTRPTTTAPASATTSITPPTTTVEPPAPAPEPAAPARPPAGPAPSRRRRPSRPPHRNRRRSRRPPSSRPPRRSRNRPRCPTPVSNRAPATDRFPPRPTRNAMTLPSRVRLTAAALGWAAALVLAAVTPAQAAPAAEGKSLVVLGDSFTANGDIAAALENAAPGAKSDCSHSPTSWPTQLAQATGVWGTADFADLSCRGASLVSGPGLTLVHQARNADAQGAFGPRTRAVFIQSGLNDAWGENTVKLRQTLLNCVLDLVRGCGPEAAEQGRATDFRGVNGALFADKIRPVVQYVRYYAPNARIVLVGYPEMNAPGQQHWCVDVLGLGSIVQQRAGAAIALWDRMDAAQREAAALLGVEFFDARAVTAGHGLCSPEPWLAGILDPRSELMGTPLHPSARGDAAVAAGLRELIPS